In the Vibrio gigantis genome, one interval contains:
- the gspH gene encoding type II secretion system minor pseudopilin GspH: MKTKQTQPGFTLIEILLVLVLLSVTAVAVIATIPTNSKDVAKKYAQSFYQRVQLLNEEAILSGLDFGVRVDEKKSTYVLMTLKSEGWQEVDFEKIPSSTELPEELALSLTLGGGAWEDDDRLFNPGSLFDEDMFADLEEEKKPKPPQVYILSSAEMTPFVLSFYPNTGDTIQDGWRIRVLDNGVIRLLEPGEEDEEE, encoded by the coding sequence GTGAAAACTAAGCAAACGCAGCCAGGTTTCACCTTAATTGAGATTCTATTGGTGTTGGTATTACTGTCAGTGACGGCGGTCGCGGTGATCGCGACCATTCCTACCAATAGCAAAGATGTTGCCAAAAAGTATGCTCAAAGCTTTTATCAGCGAGTTCAATTGCTCAATGAAGAGGCGATTTTGAGTGGTTTGGATTTTGGCGTTCGTGTTGATGAAAAGAAATCGACCTATGTACTGATGACTCTTAAGTCTGAAGGTTGGCAAGAAGTCGACTTTGAAAAAATTCCCTCTTCAACTGAATTGCCGGAAGAACTCGCATTATCACTGACTCTAGGCGGTGGCGCATGGGAAGACGATGATCGGTTGTTCAATCCAGGAAGTTTGTTTGATGAAGATATGTTTGCTGATCTTGAAGAGGAAAAGAAGCCGAAACCACCACAGGTCTACATCTTATCAAGTGCTGAAATGACACCATTTGTGTTGTCGTTTTATCCAAATACAGGAGACACGATACAAGATGGTTGGCGTATTCGAGTTTTGGATAATGGTGTAATTCGATTGCTCGAACCGGGAGAAGAAGATGAAGAGGAATAA
- the gspK gene encoding type II secretion system minor pseudopilin GspK, whose amino-acid sequence MTHRTNKLALTRSAMRRKQRGVALIIILMLLAIMATIAGSMSERLFTQFKRVGNQLNYQQAYWYSIGVEALVQDGIRQSYKDSDTVNLSQPWALEEQVYPLDYGQVRGRIIDAQSCFNLNALAGVTATSSNQTPYLVTVWQTLLENQDVEPYQAEVIAHSSWEFVDSDTRTTSSAGVEDSTYEAMKPSYLAANGLMADESELRAVYQVTGEVMNKVRPFVCVLPTDDFRLNVNTLTEKQAPLLEAMFAPGLSESDAKQLIDKRPFDGWDTVDAFMAESAIVGVSAEVSKKAKAYLTVDSAYFELDAEVLVEQSRVRIRTLFYSSNRETVTVVRRRFGGISERVSDRSTE is encoded by the coding sequence ATGACTCATCGAACTAATAAGCTTGCACTGACAAGGTCGGCTATGAGGCGCAAGCAGCGTGGTGTCGCGCTGATCATTATTTTGATGCTACTGGCGATTATGGCAACCATAGCTGGCAGTATGTCGGAACGTCTGTTTACTCAATTCAAGCGTGTAGGCAACCAGCTGAATTACCAACAGGCTTACTGGTACAGCATTGGTGTAGAGGCGCTAGTGCAAGACGGCATTAGGCAAAGCTACAAAGACAGTGATACGGTCAACCTAAGCCAGCCGTGGGCATTGGAAGAGCAGGTATACCCCTTGGATTATGGGCAAGTTAGAGGGCGTATTATTGATGCGCAATCTTGTTTTAATCTCAATGCATTAGCGGGAGTGACGGCCACTTCAAGTAACCAGACACCTTATTTAGTGACGGTTTGGCAAACCTTATTAGAAAACCAAGATGTTGAGCCTTATCAGGCCGAGGTTATCGCACATTCAAGCTGGGAATTTGTTGATAGTGATACCCGAACCACCTCTTCAGCAGGTGTAGAAGACAGTACCTATGAGGCGATGAAGCCATCTTATTTGGCGGCCAATGGTTTAATGGCCGATGAATCGGAACTACGAGCGGTTTATCAAGTCACTGGTGAAGTGATGAATAAGGTTCGCCCATTTGTTTGCGTTCTGCCGACCGATGATTTCCGTTTGAATGTGAATACTCTCACAGAAAAGCAGGCGCCGTTGTTGGAAGCGATGTTTGCCCCCGGCTTAAGTGAGTCGGATGCTAAACAACTGATAGACAAACGCCCATTTGATGGTTGGGACACGGTGGATGCTTTTATGGCTGAATCTGCCATTGTGGGTGTGAGTGCCGAAGTCAGCAAAAAAGCGAAAGCATATTTAACTGTAGATAGCGCCTATTTTGAGCTAGATGCAGAGGTCTTAGTTGAGCAGTCACGTGTGCGTATACGGACGCTTTTCTATAGTAGTAATCGAGAAACAGTGACGGTAGTACGCCGTCGTTTTGGAGGAATCAGTGAGCGAGTTTCTGACCGTTCGACTGAGTAG
- the gspI gene encoding type II secretion system minor pseudopilin GspI, producing MKRNNRSPYRSRGMTLGSRGMTLLEVLVALAIFATAAISVIRAVTQHINTLSYLEEKTFAAMVVDNQMALVMLHPEKLKKTQGTQELAGREWFWKVTPIDTSDNLLKAFDVSVATSKKASPVVTVRSYVVN from the coding sequence ATGAAGAGGAATAACCGTTCTCCTTATCGTTCTCGTGGTATGACTCTTGGTTCTCGAGGAATGACTCTGCTTGAGGTATTGGTTGCACTCGCTATTTTTGCTACCGCAGCGATCAGTGTGATTCGTGCCGTAACCCAGCACATCAATACACTCAGTTATCTCGAAGAAAAAACCTTCGCCGCTATGGTTGTTGATAATCAAATGGCTTTGGTGATGCTGCATCCTGAGAAACTTAAAAAAACGCAGGGTACGCAAGAACTAGCGGGAAGAGAGTGGTTCTGGAAGGTGACACCGATTGATACCAGCGATAATTTATTAAAGGCGTTTGATGTGAGTGTGGCAACCAGTAAGAAAGCCTCTCCAGTGGTTACGGTGCGCAGCTATGTGGTTAACTAA
- the gspF gene encoding type II secretion system inner membrane protein GspF gives MAAFEYKALDAKGKSKKGSIEADNARQARQRLKEQGLMPVEMTEAKAKTAKGAQPSTSFKRGISTPDLALITRQISTLVQSGMPLEECLKAVAEQSEKPRIRTMLLAVRSKVTEGYSLADSLADYPHIFDELFRAMVAAGEKSGHLDAVLERLADYAENRQKMRSKLLQAMIYPVVLVVFAVTIVSFLLATVVPKIVEPIIQMGQELPQSTQFLLASSEFIQNWGIQLLLLIISVIVLIKTALKKPGVRMSWDRKLLSIPLIGKIAKGINTSRFARTLSICTSSAIPILEGMKVAVDVMSNHHVKQQVLQASDSVREGASLRKALDQTKLFPPMMLHMIASGEQSGQLEQMLTRAADNQDQSFESTVNIALGIFTPALIALMAGLVLFIVMATLMPMLEMNNLMSG, from the coding sequence ATGGCGGCATTTGAATACAAAGCACTGGATGCCAAAGGTAAGAGCAAAAAGGGCTCGATTGAAGCGGATAACGCTCGTCAGGCTCGCCAACGCTTAAAAGAACAAGGCTTGATGCCAGTTGAGATGACCGAAGCCAAGGCCAAAACGGCGAAAGGAGCTCAGCCCTCAACCAGCTTTAAGCGTGGTATCAGTACGCCTGATCTCGCTTTGATTACTCGTCAAATATCCACGCTCGTTCAATCTGGTATGCCGCTAGAAGAGTGCTTGAAGGCTGTTGCCGAGCAGTCTGAAAAGCCACGTATTCGAACCATGTTACTGGCGGTTCGCTCGAAGGTAACGGAAGGTTATTCGCTAGCGGATAGTTTGGCTGATTACCCACATATCTTCGATGAACTGTTTAGAGCCATGGTTGCGGCTGGTGAGAAATCTGGTCACTTAGATGCGGTATTGGAGCGACTAGCCGATTACGCAGAAAACCGTCAGAAGATGCGTTCTAAGTTGCTGCAAGCGATGATCTACCCAGTCGTGCTGGTGGTGTTTGCGGTGACGATTGTTTCGTTCCTACTGGCAACCGTGGTACCTAAGATCGTTGAGCCTATTATCCAAATGGGCCAAGAACTTCCTCAATCGACACAATTTTTATTAGCATCGAGTGAATTTATCCAGAATTGGGGCATCCAATTACTGTTGTTGATCATCAGTGTGATTGTGTTGATTAAGACTGCGCTGAAAAAGCCCGGCGTTCGAATGAGTTGGGATCGTAAGCTATTAAGCATTCCACTGATCGGCAAGATCGCGAAAGGGATTAATACCTCTCGTTTTGCACGAACACTCTCTATCTGTACTTCGAGTGCGATTCCTATCCTCGAAGGAATGAAGGTGGCAGTTGATGTAATGTCGAATCATCATGTGAAACAGCAAGTATTACAGGCATCAGATAGTGTTAGAGAAGGGGCAAGCTTGCGTAAAGCGCTTGATCAAACCAAGCTCTTCCCTCCAATGATGCTGCATATGATCGCCAGTGGTGAGCAGAGTGGTCAGCTAGAACAAATGCTCACTCGTGCAGCCGATAACCAAGACCAGAGTTTTGAATCGACCGTCAACATCGCGTTAGGTATTTTTACACCAGCACTTATCGCTTTGATGGCAGGCTTAGTGCTGTTCATTGTGATGGCGACTTTAATGCCGATGCTTGAAATGAATAATTTAATGAGCGGCTAA
- the gspD gene encoding type II secretion system secretin GspD, giving the protein MKHWFKKSAWLLAGSLICTPAAIASDFSASFKGTDIQEFINIVGRNLEKTIIVDPSVRGKIDVRSYDVLNEEQYYSFFLNVLEVYGYAVVEMDSGVLKIIKAKDSKTSAIPVVGDRDSVTGDSVVTRVVTVRNVSVRELSPLLRQLNDNAGAGNVVHYDPANIILITGRAAVVNRLAEIIKRVDQAGDKEIEVVELKNASAAEMVRIVDALSKTTDAKNTPAFLQPKLVADERTNAILISGDPKVRSRLRKLIEQLDVEMATKGNNQVIYLKYAKAEDLVDVLKGVSDNLQSEKQSSTKGSSSKRNQVMISAHSDTNSLVITAQPDIMNALQDVIAQLDIRRAQVLIEALIVEMAEGDGVNLGVQWGNLETGAMIQYSNTGASIGGVMVGLEEAKDTETTTAVYDDNGDFVRNETTTEAGDYSTLASALSGVNGAAMSVVMGDWTALISAVATDSNSNILSSPSITVMDNGEASFIVGEEVPVLTGSTAGSSNDNPFQTVERKEVGIKLKVVPQINEGDSVQLQIEQEVSNVLGANGAVDVRFAKRQLNTSVIVQDGQMLVLGGLIDERALESESKVPFLGDIPVLGHLFKSTSTQVEKKNLMVFIKPTIIRDGMTADGITQRKYNFIRAEQLYKAEQGLKLMADDNIPVLPKFGADMNHPAEIQAFIDQMEQE; this is encoded by the coding sequence GTGAAGCATTGGTTTAAGAAAAGTGCATGGTTACTGGCAGGAAGCTTAATCTGCACACCCGCAGCCATCGCGAGTGATTTTAGTGCCAGCTTTAAAGGCACTGATATACAAGAGTTTATTAATATCGTTGGTCGTAACCTCGAGAAAACGATCATCGTTGACCCATCGGTGCGTGGGAAAATCGATGTACGTAGCTACGACGTGCTTAATGAAGAGCAATATTACAGTTTCTTCTTAAACGTATTAGAGGTGTATGGCTACGCGGTTGTTGAAATGGACTCTGGTGTTCTTAAGATCATCAAAGCCAAAGACTCTAAAACTTCGGCAATCCCTGTTGTTGGTGACCGTGATTCGGTCACTGGTGATAGTGTTGTAACACGTGTAGTGACGGTTCGTAATGTCTCGGTTCGTGAACTTTCTCCTCTACTTCGTCAACTGAACGATAACGCAGGTGCGGGTAACGTTGTGCATTACGACCCAGCTAATATCATCCTGATTACTGGCCGAGCGGCGGTAGTAAACCGTTTAGCTGAAATCATCAAGCGTGTTGACCAAGCGGGTGATAAAGAGATTGAAGTCGTTGAGCTGAAAAATGCCTCTGCGGCAGAGATGGTGCGTATTGTTGACGCCCTAAGCAAAACCACAGACGCGAAGAATACGCCGGCATTCCTACAGCCTAAATTAGTTGCGGACGAGCGTACCAACGCGATTCTGATTTCCGGTGACCCTAAGGTGCGTAGCCGTCTAAGAAAGCTTATCGAGCAACTTGATGTAGAAATGGCGACCAAGGGCAACAACCAAGTTATCTATCTTAAATATGCAAAAGCCGAAGATTTGGTTGATGTGCTGAAAGGCGTGTCGGACAATCTGCAGTCAGAGAAGCAATCATCAACCAAAGGCAGTTCATCGAAACGTAACCAAGTAATGATCTCAGCTCATAGTGATACCAACTCTTTGGTTATTACTGCACAGCCAGACATCATGAATGCGTTGCAAGATGTGATCGCCCAGTTGGATATTCGTCGTGCTCAAGTATTGATTGAAGCTCTAATTGTTGAAATGGCAGAAGGTGATGGCGTTAACCTTGGTGTGCAATGGGGTAACCTAGAAACGGGTGCCATGATTCAGTACAGCAACACTGGTGCATCGATTGGTGGTGTAATGGTGGGCCTAGAAGAGGCGAAAGATACTGAAACGACCACTGCAGTCTATGACGACAACGGCGACTTTGTGCGTAATGAGACGACTACAGAAGCTGGTGACTATTCAACCTTGGCTTCTGCACTTTCTGGTGTTAATGGCGCGGCTATGAGTGTAGTGATGGGTGACTGGACTGCATTGATTAGTGCGGTAGCCACCGATTCAAACTCAAACATCCTATCTTCTCCAAGTATTACCGTAATGGATAACGGCGAAGCGTCGTTCATCGTAGGTGAAGAAGTTCCGGTTCTAACTGGTTCTACGGCTGGTTCAAGCAACGATAACCCATTCCAAACCGTTGAACGTAAAGAAGTAGGTATTAAGCTGAAAGTTGTGCCACAAATCAATGAAGGCGACTCGGTTCAGCTACAAATAGAACAAGAAGTGTCGAATGTATTAGGTGCAAACGGAGCCGTTGATGTGCGTTTTGCGAAGCGTCAACTGAATACGTCGGTGATTGTCCAAGATGGCCAGATGTTGGTACTTGGTGGCTTAATTGACGAACGCGCACTGGAAAGTGAATCTAAGGTGCCATTCTTGGGTGATATCCCTGTTCTAGGGCATTTGTTCAAATCAACCAGTACTCAGGTTGAGAAAAAGAATCTAATGGTATTCATTAAGCCAACCATCATCCGTGATGGCATGACGGCTGACGGTATCACTCAACGTAAGTATAACTTCATCCGAGCGGAGCAGTTGTACAAGGCTGAGCAAGGACTTAAATTAATGGCAGACGATAACATCCCTGTATTGCCTAAATTTGGTGCCGATATGAATCACCCGGCTGAAATCCAAGCCTTCATCGATCAAATGGAACAAGAATAA
- the gspC gene encoding type II secretion system protein GspC, whose amino-acid sequence MLSRLLENGFVLQQKLSLATCCVLIAASAWILGQLAWFIEPAEQTVVPWAATASSSPAPKSTLDISSLQQSNMFGAYNPTTPAVVEQPVIQDAPKTRLNLVLVGAVASSNPKLSLAVIANRGTQATYGINEEIEGTRAKLKAVLVDRVIIDNSGRDETLMLEGIEYKRLAVSAPAAPRSSSSVRGNNPASAEKKLDEIKAKIMKDPQQIFQYVRLSQVKRDDSVIGYRVSPGKDSELFNSVGLQSGDIATQLNGQDLTDPAAMGNIFRSISELTELNLVVERDGQQHEVFIEF is encoded by the coding sequence ATGTTGAGCCGCTTATTAGAGAATGGATTTGTACTTCAGCAGAAACTAAGCCTAGCGACCTGTTGTGTATTGATTGCAGCTTCCGCATGGATTTTAGGACAACTTGCATGGTTTATCGAACCTGCTGAGCAAACCGTCGTGCCTTGGGCTGCAACGGCTTCCTCGTCTCCTGCCCCTAAATCGACGCTTGATATCTCTTCTTTGCAGCAGAGCAACATGTTTGGTGCTTATAACCCAACCACGCCAGCTGTCGTTGAGCAGCCAGTTATCCAAGATGCACCAAAGACACGATTGAATCTGGTTTTGGTGGGGGCTGTCGCCAGTTCGAATCCAAAACTGAGCTTAGCGGTGATCGCGAATCGCGGCACGCAAGCAACCTACGGCATTAACGAAGAGATAGAAGGCACTCGAGCTAAGCTCAAAGCTGTGTTAGTGGATCGCGTAATCATTGATAATTCAGGTCGAGACGAAACACTGATGCTTGAAGGTATTGAATACAAGCGTTTGGCTGTATCAGCGCCTGCGGCACCTCGTAGCTCTTCTTCAGTTCGTGGTAATAACCCGGCTTCTGCAGAAAAGAAGCTTGATGAAATTAAAGCGAAGATAATGAAAGATCCGCAACAAATCTTCCAATATGTTCGCCTGTCTCAGGTGAAGCGCGACGATAGCGTTATTGGTTATCGTGTGAGCCCTGGCAAAGATTCAGAACTTTTTAACTCAGTAGGGCTCCAAAGCGGAGATATTGCTACTCAGTTAAATGGTCAAGACCTGACTGACCCCGCCGCTATGGGCAACATATTCCGTTCTATCTCAGAGCTGACAGAGCTAAACCTCGTCGTTGAGCGAGATGGGCAACAACATGAAGTGTTTATTGAATTTTAA
- the gspL gene encoding type II secretion system protein GspL: protein MSEFLTVRLSSEPQSPVQWLVWSTSQQEVIASGELSSWEQLDELTPYAEKRSCIALLPGNECLIKRVEIPKGAARQFDSMLPFLLEDEVAQDIEDLHLTILDKDATHATVCGVDREWLKQALDLFREANIIFRKVLPDTLAVPFEEPGISALQIDQHWLLRQGNYQAVSISEAWLPMFLQSDWVVADDEEQATTIFSYTAMPSDDVQQQSGVKWQAKPAELVMSLLSQQAITSGVNLLTGTFKTKSSFSKYWRVWQKVTIAACLLVAVIVTQQVLKVQQYEAQAQAYRMESERIFRTVLPGKQRIPTVSYLKRQMNDEAKKYGGSGDGDSLLGWLALLPETLGQVKSIEVESIRYDGNRSEVRLQAKSSDFQHFETARVKLEEKFTVEQGPLNRNGDAVFGSFTLKPHQ, encoded by the coding sequence GTGAGCGAGTTTCTGACCGTTCGACTGAGTAGCGAACCACAAAGCCCTGTGCAGTGGTTAGTTTGGTCGACAAGCCAACAAGAAGTGATAGCAAGTGGCGAACTGTCTAGCTGGGAGCAGCTTGATGAGTTAACGCCTTATGCTGAAAAGCGCAGCTGTATCGCTTTATTGCCGGGAAATGAGTGCTTAATCAAGCGTGTTGAGATCCCGAAAGGTGCTGCTCGCCAGTTCGACTCTATGCTGCCGTTTTTGTTAGAAGACGAAGTCGCACAAGATATCGAAGATTTACACCTGACTATTTTAGATAAAGATGCAACGCACGCTACCGTGTGTGGTGTCGATCGCGAATGGTTAAAGCAAGCGTTAGACCTGTTTCGCGAAGCCAATATTATCTTCCGTAAGGTGTTGCCAGATACACTGGCGGTGCCTTTTGAGGAACCTGGTATCAGTGCATTGCAGATCGACCAGCATTGGCTACTACGCCAAGGCAACTATCAAGCGGTATCGATCAGCGAAGCTTGGTTACCGATGTTTTTGCAAAGTGATTGGGTTGTTGCTGATGACGAAGAGCAAGCGACGACTATCTTCAGCTATACAGCAATGCCGAGCGACGATGTCCAACAGCAAAGCGGCGTAAAATGGCAAGCAAAGCCTGCGGAACTGGTGATGTCTTTACTGAGCCAACAAGCGATCACCAGTGGCGTAAACTTACTGACTGGCACCTTTAAAACCAAATCTTCATTCAGTAAATATTGGCGCGTATGGCAGAAGGTTACGATTGCTGCTTGTTTGCTGGTGGCTGTGATTGTGACTCAACAAGTGTTGAAGGTTCAACAATACGAAGCACAAGCACAAGCTTACCGCATGGAGAGTGAGCGTATCTTTAGAACTGTGCTGCCAGGAAAACAACGTATTCCAACTGTGAGCTACCTTAAGCGTCAGATGAACGATGAAGCTAAGAAATATGGCGGCTCAGGCGATGGTGATTCCTTACTAGGCTGGCTAGCGTTACTGCCAGAAACTCTAGGGCAGGTGAAGTCAATCGAAGTCGAAAGTATTCGCTACGATGGTAATCGTTCTGAGGTTCGACTACAGGCGAAAAGTTCTGATTTCCAACACTTTGAGACCGCGAGAGTAAAACTCGAAGAGAAGTTTACTGTCGAGCAAGGTCCATTAAACCGTAATGGCGATGCCGTATTTGGCAGCTTTACTCTTAAACCCCATCAATAA
- the gspJ gene encoding type II secretion system minor pseudopilin GspJ produces MWLSKSMPLATSKSLSNSISANRRVPRKQGLSSKGRGFTLIEVLVSIAIFATLSMAAYQVVNQVQRSNELSIERSARLNQLQRSLVILDNDFRQMAVRQFRTNGEEASSKLILMQEYLLDSDSVGIMFTRLGWHNPQQQFPRGEVTKVGYRLKEETLERVWWRYPDTPAGQEGVITPLLDDVESLEFEFYDGSRWGKEWQTDKSLPKAVRLKLTLKDYGEIERIYLTPGGTLDQADDSSNSDSSGSNEGNNDSSN; encoded by the coding sequence ATGTGGTTAAGTAAAAGCATGCCGTTAGCTACAAGCAAATCGCTAAGTAACAGCATCTCCGCCAATAGGCGTGTGCCTCGTAAACAAGGTTTATCTTCAAAAGGGAGAGGCTTTACCTTAATTGAAGTCTTGGTCTCGATTGCTATCTTTGCCACTCTGAGTATGGCGGCTTATCAAGTAGTCAATCAGGTACAGAGAAGCAACGAACTTTCAATCGAGCGCAGTGCTCGTCTAAATCAACTGCAACGTAGTTTAGTCATTTTAGATAATGATTTTCGCCAGATGGCGGTGCGACAATTTCGCACCAACGGTGAAGAAGCATCATCTAAGCTGATCTTAATGCAAGAGTATCTACTGGATTCCGATAGCGTTGGCATCATGTTTACTCGCCTTGGTTGGCATAACCCACAGCAGCAGTTTCCTCGCGGAGAAGTCACCAAAGTTGGTTACCGCCTTAAAGAAGAAACGCTTGAGCGGGTATGGTGGCGTTACCCCGATACACCTGCAGGCCAAGAAGGTGTGATTACTCCTTTGCTTGATGATGTTGAAAGCTTGGAATTTGAGTTTTATGACGGAAGCCGCTGGGGCAAAGAGTGGCAAACCGACAAATCGCTACCGAAAGCGGTAAGATTAAAGTTAACCCTGAAAGATTATGGTGAGATAGAGCGTATTTATCTCACTCCCGGTGGCACGCTAGATCAGGCCGATGATTCTTCAAACAGTGACTCTTCAGGCAGTAATGAGGGGAATAATGACTCATCGAACTAA
- the gspG gene encoding type II secretion system major pseudopilin GspG, whose product MKNKMKKQSGFTLLEVMVVVVILGVLASFVVPNLLGNKEKADQQKAITDIVALENALDMYKLDNSVYPTTDQGLDALVSKPSSPEPRNYRDGGYIKRLPNDPWGNEYQYLSPGDNGTIDIFTLGADGQEGGEGIAADIGNWNMQDFQ is encoded by the coding sequence ATGAAAAATAAAATGAAGAAACAATCAGGCTTTACTCTATTAGAAGTGATGGTTGTTGTGGTTATCCTTGGCGTATTGGCGAGCTTTGTTGTGCCTAACCTATTGGGTAACAAAGAGAAGGCTGACCAACAAAAAGCTATCACTGATATCGTGGCGCTAGAGAACGCGCTCGATATGTACAAACTGGATAACAGCGTTTACCCAACAACGGATCAAGGTCTTGATGCATTGGTTTCTAAACCAAGTAGCCCAGAGCCTCGTAACTACCGTGACGGTGGCTACATCAAGCGTCTACCTAACGACCCATGGGGCAACGAGTACCAATACCTAAGCCCTGGTGATAACGGCACTATCGATATTTTCACTCTTGGTGCTGATGGCCAAGAAGGTGGTGAAGGTATTGCTGCGGATATCGGTAACTGGAATATGCAAGATTTTCAGTAA
- the gspE gene encoding type II secretion system ATPase GspE, protein MAELVGAARTYQRLPFSFANRYKMVLEYQHSERAPVLYYVEPLKSAAIIEVSRVVKNGFTPQAISADEFDKKLTDAYQRDSSEARQLMEDIGADNDDFFSLAEELPQDEDLLESEDDAPIIKLINAMLGEAIKEGASDIHIETFEKSLSIRFRIDGVLRDVLAPSRKLAPLLVSRVKVMAKLDIAEKRVPQDGRISLRIGGRAVDVRVSTMPSSHGERVVMRLLDKNATRLDLHSLGMTAENHENFRKLIQRPHGIILVTGPTGSGKSTTLYAGLQELNSNERNILTVEDPIEFDIDGIGQTQVNPKVDMTFARGLRAILRQDPDVVMIGEIRDLETAEIAVQASLTGHLVMSTLHTNTAIGAITRLRDMGIEPFLISSSLLGVLAQRLVRTLCNDCKEPYEADKEQKKLFGMKKKESLTLYHAKGCESCSHKGYRGRTGIHELLMIDDSVQELIHSEAGEQAIEKAIRGTTPSIRDDGLSKVLKGVTSLEEVMRVTKEV, encoded by the coding sequence ATGGCTGAATTGGTAGGGGCGGCACGTACTTATCAGCGCTTGCCGTTTAGCTTTGCGAATCGCTATAAGATGGTGTTGGAATACCAGCACTCTGAACGTGCGCCGGTGCTTTATTATGTAGAGCCTCTAAAATCGGCGGCGATCATTGAGGTAAGTCGAGTTGTGAAAAATGGCTTCACGCCACAAGCGATCAGCGCAGACGAATTTGATAAAAAACTGACGGACGCGTACCAGCGTGACTCGTCAGAAGCTCGCCAACTAATGGAAGACATTGGTGCCGACAACGACGACTTCTTTTCGCTAGCAGAAGAGCTGCCTCAAGACGAAGACTTACTCGAATCAGAAGACGATGCACCAATCATCAAGTTGATCAATGCGATGCTGGGCGAGGCAATCAAAGAAGGTGCTTCGGATATTCATATCGAAACCTTTGAGAAATCGCTGTCTATCCGTTTCCGTATTGATGGTGTGTTACGTGATGTGTTAGCGCCGAGCCGTAAACTGGCTCCATTATTGGTTTCGCGTGTAAAGGTTATGGCGAAGTTGGATATTGCGGAAAAACGCGTGCCACAAGATGGCCGTATTTCTCTGCGTATTGGTGGCCGAGCGGTCGACGTTCGTGTATCAACCATGCCTTCTTCACATGGTGAGCGTGTGGTAATGCGTCTGTTGGACAAGAACGCGACTCGTCTAGACCTGCATAGTTTAGGCATGACGGCAGAGAACCACGAGAACTTCCGAAAACTGATCCAACGTCCACACGGTATTATCTTGGTTACAGGTCCTACGGGTTCTGGTAAATCAACGACCCTGTACGCTGGCCTGCAAGAGCTCAACAGCAACGAGCGAAATATTCTCACGGTTGAAGATCCTATTGAATTTGATATCGATGGCATTGGTCAAACACAGGTGAACCCTAAGGTTGATATGACCTTTGCTCGTGGCTTACGTGCCATTCTTCGTCAAGATCCCGATGTCGTAATGATTGGTGAGATACGTGACTTGGAGACCGCTGAGATCGCTGTTCAAGCCTCTTTGACGGGTCACTTGGTAATGTCGACTCTTCACACCAATACAGCAATCGGTGCGATTACACGTCTACGTGATATGGGCATCGAACCCTTCTTGATCTCTTCTTCGCTGCTGGGTGTTCTGGCTCAGCGCTTGGTTCGTACTCTGTGTAACGACTGTAAAGAGCCTTACGAAGCAGATAAAGAACAGAAAAAGCTGTTTGGTATGAAGAAGAAAGAGAGTTTGACGCTTTACCATGCAAAAGGATGTGAAAGCTGCAGTCACAAAGGTTATCGAGGCCGTACTGGTATTCATGAACTACTGATGATTGACGATTCGGTACAAGAGCTGATTCACAGTGAAGCTGGTGAACAGGCAATTGAGAAAGCAATTCGTGGCACAACACCAAGTATTAGAGATGATGGCTTGAGCAAAGTTCTTAAAGGGGTAACGTCCCTAGAAGAAGTGATGCGCGTGACCAAGGAAGTCTAA